The Puntigrus tetrazona isolate hp1 chromosome 23, ASM1883169v1, whole genome shotgun sequence genome has a segment encoding these proteins:
- the LOC122328910 gene encoding alpha- and gamma-adaptin-binding protein p34-like, with protein sequence MADDQGDEVLPLPCILVTSCDSSFKEEELVRQILGSESLPQATKTEERVSWYPWTINNKYYTANVSLCVVSSPFDMNAEVARSMQAFIIYFDSKTKDGLNSVNSWLSVVEDLAPEVLILVCDHARDSGVSKQEAQQWCLAHAFELVELSPQDLPDEDDDFPESTGVKRIVQALNANVWSSVEMKDEHSQGFGLMSSLVASHHNNPRPSQETLSSHSPSNSTDEGTESQRAENNQNNAVDSAVDPMIDIDIQELANLTAGDADVENFERLFTKLKEMKDKASSLPHEQRKVHAEKVAKAFWMAIGGDQDEIDGLSSGEES encoded by the exons ATGGCAGATGATCAAGGAGATGAAGTACTTCCTCTGCCTTGTATCTTAGTCACAAGTTGTGATTCCAGCTTTAAAGAAGAGGAGCTCGTTAGAC aGATATTGGGCTCAGAATCACTACCTCAAGCTACCAAGACAGAGGAAAGAGTTTCTTGGTATCCATGGACAATCAACAACAAGTACTACACAGCAAACGTCAGCCTATGTGTCGTATCAAGTCCATTCGACATGAATGCAGAGGTTGCCCGGTCTATGCAAGCGTTCATCATTTACTTTGACAGCAAAACT AAAGACGGCCTAAACAGTGTCAACTCCTGGTTATCAGTAGTGGAGGATTTGGCTCCAGAAGTGCTGATCCTGGTGTGTGACCATGCGCGCGACAGTG GTGTTAGCAAGCAAGAGGCCCAGCAGTGGTGTCTGGCCCATGCCTTTGAATTAGTAGAGCTCAGCCCTCAAGATCTGCCCGATGAAGACG ATGACTTCCCAGAGTCCACTGGAGTAAAAAGAATCGTTCAGGCCCTCAATGCCAACGTGTGGTCCAGCGTCGAGATGAAAGATG AGCACAGTCAGGGATTTGGGCTAATGAGCAGCCTGGTGGCCTCTCATCACAACAACCCACGACCTAGTCAAGAAACACTG TCCTCTCATTCCCCATCCAACAGTACAGATGAAGGCACTGAGAGCCAGAGAGCAGAGAACAACCAGAATAATGCAGTAGATTCAGCAGTCG ATCCCATGATTGACATAGACATACAGGAGTTGGCTAATCTAACAGCTGGAGATGCAGATGTGGAGAATTTTGAGCGACTTTTTACAAAATTGAAAGAGATGAaag aCAAGGCCTCTTCATTGCCACATGAACAGAGGAAAGTACATGCAGAAAAG GTCGCTAAAGCTTTCTGGATGGCTATTGGTGGAGATCAAGATGAGATTGACGGCTTGTCGTCAGGAGAGGAGAGTTAA